One part of the Vicia villosa cultivar HV-30 ecotype Madison, WI linkage group LG6, Vvil1.0, whole genome shotgun sequence genome encodes these proteins:
- the LOC131615146 gene encoding PKS-NRPS hybrid synthetase cheA-like, with amino-acid sequence MEVPLQICQKNETTIDTTDVFTTSQRFVTREEVIRWVKETGINNKVTVIIARSDTETGKRGRSNKVIFACDKGGKYKDKSETQSATKRCGCPFKIRSTPAKDGSGWKVDVKCGVHNHGLPDRLEGHSFVGRLTTDEKQHVADLTKRHVPPRHILTSLQERDPENVTRITQIYKHKSVIEAEIRGPRSEIQHLLKLIEEANYVYWSRKRDDCEVVRDIFWAHPDSVKLLNLFPTVLIMDATYKTNKYRQPLFEIVGMTSTELTFAVAFAYMECEQTESYIWVLDKLKQLFVKKDVVPQVILTDRDLALMKAVEVVFPTTHNLLCRFHINQNVGMKCKEYVMKDMRETIGTLWKDVVWASNEVEYGVRLQYLEQACFACTNFLDYVKNTWLIPHRQRFVGAWINLVLHFGNTTTNRVESAHWKLKQMLGNSLGDMVKVWEAMNSNLKIQIVSRAALRRIAEELSRLDYVLNSRETCGCTMRTSYGLPCACEMGRSIVVGIPLQIESVHLQWRILSMEGDLPLDEEAGSEVDMNNAIDELWRRFKSLDVVGKRALKSRVCEIAYPTTTSLCPPPEKIKTKGGVKRKGKKPVGYDVYRDPSGFEYADQASQCSQKQSQASQTSRKQSQSKKQSQAKDEDFTLQFPCHIRPYITEIVNVVADGNCGFRAIASWHGYSEDGWAMVRRDLDMELREKKDLYERLFGLSLSEVRNGLLIDHVGFQPPEKWLTLPEMGYLIANRYNIILVLLGNPCLTFFPMTTTFSPSAPTYCIGLVNRNHYLRVTFCNTVN; translated from the exons ATGGAAGTTCCGCTCCAAATTTGTCAGAAAAACGAGACAACTATAGATACCACTGATGTTTTCACAACTTCACAGAGATTTGTCACACGGGAAGAAGTTATCCGCTGGGTTAAAGAGACCGGAATCAACAATAAAGTGACTGTTATCATAGCGCGTTCAGACACTGAAACAGGCAAAAGAGGAAGAAGTAACAAAGTTATATTTGCGTGCGATAAAGGTGGAAAATATAAGGATAAAAGTGAGACTCAAAGTGCTACTAAGAGATGTGGATGTCCATTCAAAATCAGATCGACTCCGGCAAAAGATGGGTCTGGATGGAAGGTTGATGTAAAatgtggagttcataatcatggTTTACCAGATAGATTAGAAGGCCATTCATTTGTTGGTAGGTTGACAACAGATGAGAAGCAGCATGTTGCTGATTTGACAAAGAGACATGTTCCGCCTAGACACATATTGACTTCCTTGCAAGAGCGAGATCCTGAGAACGTCACTCGGATCACGCAAATATACAAGCATAAAAGTGTGATTGAAGCGGAGATAAGAGGTCCAAGAAGTGAGATACAACATTTGCTTAAGCTTATAGAGGAGGCGAACTATGTTTATTGGAGTAGGAAACGGGATGATtgtgaagttgtgagagatattttttgggcTCATCCAGATTCGGTAAAGTTGCTGAATCTTTTTCCTACTGTCTTGATTATGGACGCCACTTATAAGACCAACAAATATAGACAACCTCTGTTTGAAATAGTTGGTATGACATCGACCGAGTTGACATTTGCAGTTGCATTTGCTTATATGGAGTGTGAGCAGACAGAGAGTTATATTTGGGTCTTGGATAAGCTGAAGcaattgtttgtgaagaaagatgTGGTTCCACAAGTGATTTTGACGGATAGAGATCTTGCTTTGATGAAAGCAGTTGAAGTTGTTTTTCCTACGACGCATAACTTGCTATGTCGCTTTCATATTAACCAAAATGTTGGGATGAAATGCAAGGAATATGTGATGAAAGACATGCGAGAGACGATAGGCACATTGTGGAAAGATGTTGTATGGGCTAGTAATGAGGTTGAGTATGGTGTACGGTTGCAATATCTTGAACAAGCATGCTTTGCTTGTACTAACTTCCTCGATTACGTGAAGAACACTTGGTTGATCCCACATAGGCAAAGATTTGTAGGCGCATGGATTAATCTAGTGCTTCATTTTGGTAACACCACGACAAATCG GGTTGAATCTGCACATTGGAAGCTAAAGCAGATGTTAGGAAACAGCCTTGGTGACATGGTCAAAGTttgggaagctatgaattctAACCTAAAAATCCAAATAG TATCGAGAGCTGCTTTGAGACGCATTGCAGAAGAGTTATCGAGGCTTGATTATGTGTTAAATAGTAGGGAAACATGTGGTTGTACTATGAGAACAAGTTATGGGCTACCTTGTGCTTGTGAGATGGGAAGATCGATTGTTGTTGGAATCCCATTACAAATAGAAAGTGTTCATCTTCAATGGAGGATACTATCTatggaaggtgacttgcctttagATGAGGAAGCTGGTTCGGAGGTTGATATGAAtaatgcaattgatgaattgtggaGAAGGTTTAAATCACTAGATGTTGTTGGAAAAAGAGCATTGAAAAGTAGGGTTTGTGAAATTGCATATCCCACAACAACTTCATTGTGTCCACCACCtgagaaaataaaaactaaaggcGGAGTGAAGAGGAAAGGGAAGAAACCAGTTGGGTATGATGTTTATAGGGATCCTTCAGGTTTTGAGTATGCTGATCAGGCGTCTCAATGTTCACAAAAACAATCGCAAGCATCACAAACTTCCAGGAAGCAATCACAATCAAAGAAGCAATCACAAGCAAAGGATGAGGATTTCACTCTTCAGTTTCCTTGTCATATTAGGCCATATATTACCGAGATTGTTAATGTTGTAGCAGATGGTAATTGTGGATTTAGAGCAATTGCTTCGTGGCATGGGTATAGTGAGGATGGTTGGGCAATGGTTCGTCGTGACTTGGACATGGAATTAAGAGAAAAGAAGGACTTATATGAGAGATTGTTCGGTCTAAGTTTATCCGAAGTGAGAAATGGATTGTTGATAGATCATGTTGGTTTTCAACCACCGGAGAAATGGTTGACACTACCAGAGATGGGTTATTTGATAGCGAATCGGTATAACATTATTCTTGTGCTGCTTGGTAACCCTTGCTTGACCTTTTTTCCTATGACAACAACATTTTCTCCAAGTGCTCCTACATATTGCATTGGCCTTGTCAACAGGAATCATTATCTTCGGGTAAccttttgtaatacggtgaactga